One part of the Terrimicrobium sacchariphilum genome encodes these proteins:
- a CDS encoding aldehyde dehydrogenase family protein, which translates to MNEPAVWTNRSPGDLTVSLPEAHSGNVEASVSRAVKAFPEWRRASLDDRITALKGAQEAVKARQEELAVLIATEMGKPLREARIELGAVIAKFDLTFEDARRYIGEEAVEKGPHPAVVRHRARGPAAVISPFNFPIHLGHGAAMAYLVAGNTVLFKPSPLVATTVAAYAEAMQSALPPGVFELVQGWGAIGQAVCLHPAVRSVCFTGSVPVGKALARDLAEDYSKSVALELGGKNAVIVLSDADLALAAECTADAMCLTTGQRCNASSRVLVAREVEKDYCELLKASLQRYQPGYPLDETTMLGPLATERSVQRYSGFLAERAEWIVPGEVLPQMNGHTGYYVRPAVAKFASGVSDQEMFCPIVSLQTFDGDEELVALHDSVPFGLTASIFTATEESFREIGDRLEVGNLYWNLPTTFSPSTLPFGGFGASGNGKPGGRGFVRFAVDEQAVQWRAAK; encoded by the coding sequence ATGAACGAACCGGCCGTCTGGACGAATCGATCCCCGGGAGACCTGACCGTCTCTCTGCCCGAGGCGCATTCCGGCAACGTGGAGGCATCCGTCTCCCGCGCTGTCAAAGCCTTCCCGGAATGGAGGCGCGCCAGTCTGGACGACCGGATCACGGCTCTCAAGGGAGCGCAGGAGGCGGTGAAGGCGCGGCAGGAGGAGCTTGCCGTGCTGATCGCAACGGAGATGGGCAAGCCGCTGCGCGAAGCCCGGATCGAGCTTGGTGCAGTCATTGCCAAGTTTGACCTCACCTTTGAGGACGCTCGCCGCTACATCGGGGAGGAGGCGGTGGAAAAGGGGCCGCACCCGGCGGTCGTACGGCACCGCGCTCGCGGCCCGGCGGCTGTGATCTCGCCGTTTAACTTTCCCATCCATCTCGGCCACGGCGCCGCGATGGCTTATCTGGTGGCAGGGAATACCGTGCTCTTCAAGCCCTCGCCGCTGGTCGCGACGACCGTGGCGGCTTACGCAGAGGCAATGCAGAGCGCATTGCCGCCCGGCGTATTTGAGTTGGTGCAAGGATGGGGCGCGATCGGGCAGGCGGTATGTCTGCATCCGGCGGTGCGCTCGGTGTGCTTCACCGGCTCCGTGCCTGTCGGCAAGGCGCTCGCTCGGGACTTGGCCGAGGATTATTCCAAGTCGGTCGCACTGGAGTTGGGTGGCAAGAACGCCGTTATCGTCCTGAGTGACGCCGACCTGGCGCTCGCCGCCGAATGCACCGCCGACGCAATGTGCCTGACAACCGGCCAGCGATGCAACGCGTCCAGCCGTGTCTTGGTGGCTCGCGAGGTGGAGAAGGATTATTGCGAACTCCTGAAAGCCTCGCTTCAGCGGTATCAACCCGGGTATCCGCTCGACGAAACCACCATGCTCGGGCCGTTGGCGACCGAGCGCTCCGTTCAGCGTTACTCCGGTTTCCTGGCCGAGCGTGCCGAGTGGATCGTTCCCGGCGAGGTCCTGCCTCAAATGAATGGGCATACGGGCTATTACGTTCGTCCAGCGGTCGCGAAATTTGCCTCAGGGGTTTCGGATCAGGAAATGTTTTGCCCTATCGTGTCGTTGCAGACCTTTGACGGTGACGAGGAACTGGTTGCCCTCCATGACAGCGTGCCCTTCGGCCTCACCGCCTCGATCTTTACCGCGACGGAGGAGAGTTTCCGCGAGATCGGCGACCGGCTGGAGGTGGGAAATCTGTATTGGAACCTGCCCACGACATTCTCGCCATCCACTCTTCCTTTCGGCGGCTTCGGTGCTTCCGGCAATGGGAAGCCGGGCGGGCGTGGGTTCGTGCGCTTTGCCGTCGATGAGCAGGCGGTGCAGTGGAGGGCGGCGAAATGA
- a CDS encoding YihY/virulence factor BrkB family protein has translation MEPLLQRLNRSIDRFLGKRIGNGLRFGGRTGMNTVHLYSEIDGEQRAASFAYYVLFSIFPLCALILTTGSAFFGTTDVVETIKGFLPISAQEQKFIWENVHRLEQARGGVSAISVAILLWSSLRFFQALVRGVNRAWHTVEIPWWQVPLKNLLMLLIIGSALFVGLLIPAVLQAVRNILIGAEQWVLHYYPQFNLGLASMALDLSRYLLGGLVLFYCFSLLYMLAPRRRVYFRQVWLAAVIVTLALQACQIAFVNYLPHLLNYGIYGAVGGLMLLLFWVYISGIVIILGGCLCVALDKEWNGRVEVIPAS, from the coding sequence ATGGAACCGCTGTTGCAACGCCTGAACCGCTCAATCGATCGTTTTTTGGGGAAGCGAATCGGCAATGGCCTGCGCTTTGGAGGTCGCACGGGGATGAATACCGTTCACCTCTACAGCGAGATCGATGGCGAGCAACGTGCCGCTTCGTTCGCCTACTACGTCCTATTTTCCATCTTCCCGCTCTGCGCTCTGATCCTCACGACCGGATCGGCATTCTTCGGGACGACCGATGTGGTGGAGACGATCAAGGGCTTCCTGCCCATCAGCGCACAGGAGCAGAAATTCATCTGGGAAAATGTCCATCGCCTGGAACAGGCCCGCGGCGGGGTAAGCGCGATTTCGGTGGCGATCCTGCTTTGGAGCTCGCTACGCTTTTTCCAAGCCCTAGTCCGAGGTGTGAACCGGGCATGGCATACGGTGGAAATCCCATGGTGGCAGGTCCCGCTGAAGAACCTGCTAATGCTCCTCATCATCGGCAGTGCACTCTTCGTCGGTCTGTTGATTCCCGCCGTCCTGCAGGCCGTGAGAAACATCCTGATCGGTGCCGAGCAGTGGGTGCTCCATTATTATCCCCAGTTCAATCTCGGCCTCGCTTCCATGGCTCTGGATCTGTCCCGGTACCTGCTGGGAGGACTCGTGCTGTTTTACTGCTTCAGCCTCCTCTATATGCTGGCACCACGCCGCCGGGTGTACTTTCGCCAGGTCTGGCTGGCCGCGGTCATCGTGACGCTGGCGCTACAGGCATGCCAGATTGCCTTCGTGAACTATCTTCCGCACCTGCTGAATTACGGAATCTACGGTGCAGTCGGCGGTCTCATGCTGCTGCTTTTCTGGGTCTACATCTCCGGAATCGTCATCATTCTCGGCGGGTGTCTTTGTGTAGCTCTCGACAAGGAA
- a CDS encoding two-component system sensor histidine kinase NtrB, which translates to MKRGFLEKLIERIRLVQPGDVQNYLVEIAREKGFLETIFNAILEGVIVTDPSGRIIYLNRAAAGFFGISVEASLGELLGHAVRGLDFEQLSAGGGVISRDLEVFYPENRHLNFYTVPLMSEDSPDEVVGHAIILRDITQYRRETQETIESERFSALTLLAAGVAHEIGNPLNSLDIHLQLMERRLRKLPSRSRGEFEESINVARQEVKRLDHIITQFLRAIRPQPLTLRPDSLNAIVEESVSFLQAEIRDRDILVEVDLDRSLPTLGVDRDQIKQAFYNIIRNAFQAMKTGGILRIRSGADETHQFISFADSGGGIAPENITRVFEPYFTTKQSGSGLGLLIVRRIVRAHGGEVIIESAPGQGLTVTIRLPSGDRRVRFLEQGSPNEAK; encoded by the coding sequence ATGAAACGCGGCTTCCTGGAAAAACTCATCGAGCGCATCCGGCTGGTGCAGCCCGGCGATGTACAGAACTACCTCGTCGAGATCGCTCGCGAGAAGGGGTTTCTTGAGACGATCTTCAACGCCATCCTGGAGGGTGTGATCGTGACTGATCCCTCGGGGCGCATCATTTACCTCAATCGCGCCGCCGCCGGATTCTTCGGCATCAGCGTCGAGGCCAGCCTGGGCGAGCTGCTGGGCCACGCCGTACGCGGACTCGATTTCGAACAGCTTTCCGCCGGCGGAGGAGTCATTAGCCGCGATCTGGAGGTTTTCTATCCCGAGAACCGGCATCTGAATTTTTACACGGTTCCCCTGATGAGCGAGGACAGCCCCGATGAGGTCGTCGGACACGCCATCATCTTACGTGACATCACGCAGTATCGGCGCGAGACGCAGGAAACCATCGAGAGCGAGCGCTTTTCCGCCCTCACACTGCTGGCCGCCGGTGTGGCCCACGAGATCGGCAATCCGCTGAACTCGCTCGACATCCACCTGCAGCTCATGGAGCGGCGGCTGCGCAAGCTGCCCTCGCGCTCGCGCGGCGAATTCGAGGAGTCGATCAACGTCGCCCGGCAGGAGGTGAAACGCCTCGATCACATCATCACGCAATTCCTTCGCGCCATCCGACCCCAGCCGTTGACCCTGAGGCCCGATAGCCTGAACGCGATCGTCGAGGAATCCGTCTCCTTTCTGCAGGCGGAGATCCGGGATCGGGACATTCTGGTCGAGGTGGACCTGGATCGCTCGCTGCCGACGCTGGGTGTGGACCGCGACCAGATCAAGCAGGCGTTTTACAACATCATCCGCAACGCCTTTCAGGCGATGAAAACAGGCGGCATCCTGCGCATCCGGTCCGGAGCGGATGAGACGCACCAGTTTATTTCCTTTGCCGACAGCGGGGGAGGGATTGCGCCCGAGAATATCACTCGCGTCTTCGAGCCGTACTTCACGACCAAGCAAAGCGGCTCCGGTCTGGGCCTGCTGATCGTGCGCCGCATCGTGCGGGCGCATGGCGGCGAGGTGATCATCGAAAGCGCGCCGGGGCAGGGGCTCACGGTGACGATTCGGCTGCCGAGCGGCGACAGGCGGGTTCGATTCCTGGAGCAGGGGAGTCCAAACGAGGCCAAGTAA
- the pepF gene encoding oligoendopeptidase F produces MLSARFLSEGDGGKRTPLRSEVKVEDTWDLNPLYTSDEEWEKDFAVLQAEFPKAAEFRGKLAEGASKLREALEFEKTVDLRVERLNQYAALKVTEDSSDAGALSREARLDGLLVRVGEAFSFFQPELQALSDEAYEAYLADPVLAEWTIPLRKLRRLKPHTLTAAEERLLALGSAATRGHRDTFSQLTNVDMKFGSLRDSRGQERELTQSSFSSFLQDRDPAVRKEAFHKFYAEFRDHQYTVASSLANSVRADVFYARARNYPSALECALFYDDVPVSVYDNLIGSVRNHLQPLYRYFALRKRVLGLDEIHHYDTYVPMVGDVHTEVPWDGAVEKVLSALVPLGDKYREVLGHGLRDGRWCDRYENKGKRSGAFSYGTYTSPPYIMMNYKADVFSDVYTLAHEAGHSMHTWYSQRAQSFQNYHYPIFLAEVASTFNEILLTEHLLKTTDDPRMRAYILNRQIDDLRGTLYRQTMFAEFEKAIHETEESGDALTLDTFQKIYRGLLEAYFGPDFALDEELNLEGLRIPHFYGAFYVYKYATGISAAAALAEQVLATGDASKYLNFLKSGGSRFPIETLAEAGVDMSTPAPVDAALALFERRVNELETLLNA; encoded by the coding sequence ATGTTGTCAGCACGGTTTCTGTCGGAAGGCGATGGCGGTAAACGCACCCCCCTGCGTTCGGAGGTGAAAGTCGAGGATACCTGGGACCTGAATCCGCTCTATACGAGCGACGAGGAATGGGAGAAGGATTTTGCCGTACTGCAAGCGGAGTTCCCGAAGGCAGCGGAATTTCGAGGCAAGCTTGCGGAAGGAGCCTCGAAGCTTCGGGAAGCCCTTGAGTTTGAAAAGACGGTCGATCTTCGCGTCGAGCGGCTCAACCAATATGCGGCGCTCAAGGTCACCGAGGATAGCTCAGATGCGGGCGCGCTCTCCCGTGAAGCCCGTCTCGATGGTTTGCTCGTACGGGTGGGGGAGGCCTTTTCCTTCTTCCAGCCTGAACTCCAGGCGCTTTCCGACGAGGCCTACGAGGCATATCTTGCCGATCCGGTGCTGGCGGAGTGGACGATCCCGCTGCGCAAGTTGCGCCGACTGAAGCCGCACACGCTCACCGCCGCCGAGGAGCGCTTGCTTGCGCTCGGCTCCGCCGCGACGCGCGGACATCGCGACACCTTCTCTCAGTTGACCAATGTCGACATGAAATTCGGCTCGCTACGGGATAGCCGGGGGCAGGAACGGGAACTGACGCAAAGCTCGTTTTCCTCGTTCCTCCAGGATCGCGATCCGGCGGTGCGCAAGGAGGCGTTTCACAAATTCTACGCCGAGTTCCGCGACCACCAGTATACGGTGGCTTCCTCGCTGGCGAATTCCGTGCGCGCGGATGTCTTTTACGCTCGCGCTCGCAACTATCCGTCGGCTCTCGAATGCGCGCTCTTCTACGACGACGTGCCGGTGAGCGTGTACGACAATCTCATCGGCTCGGTGCGCAATCACCTCCAGCCGCTCTATCGCTACTTTGCCCTGCGCAAGCGCGTGCTGGGTCTCGACGAGATTCATCACTACGACACCTACGTGCCAATGGTCGGCGACGTGCACACCGAGGTGCCGTGGGACGGCGCGGTGGAAAAGGTGCTCAGCGCTCTCGTGCCGCTCGGCGACAAATACCGCGAGGTGCTCGGCCATGGCCTGCGCGATGGTCGCTGGTGCGACCGGTACGAGAACAAGGGCAAGCGGAGCGGAGCCTTCAGCTATGGCACGTACACGAGCCCGCCGTACATCATGATGAATTACAAGGCCGACGTGTTCTCCGATGTCTACACGCTCGCCCATGAGGCCGGCCACTCGATGCACACCTGGTACTCCCAGCGCGCGCAGAGCTTTCAGAATTACCACTACCCGATCTTCCTCGCGGAGGTGGCGTCGACCTTCAACGAGATCCTCCTCACCGAGCATCTCCTGAAGACCACGGACGACCCGCGCATGCGCGCCTATATCCTCAACCGCCAGATCGACGATCTCCGAGGCACGCTCTACCGGCAGACGATGTTTGCGGAGTTTGAGAAGGCGATCCACGAAACCGAGGAGAGCGGCGACGCACTGACTCTGGATACGTTCCAGAAGATCTATCGCGGATTGCTGGAGGCGTATTTCGGTCCCGACTTTGCCCTCGATGAGGAGCTCAACCTGGAAGGGCTGCGCATCCCGCATTTCTACGGCGCTTTCTACGTCTATAAATACGCCACGGGCATCTCGGCGGCGGCGGCGCTGGCCGAGCAGGTTCTTGCGACGGGCGACGCCTCGAAGTATCTGAACTTCCTCAAGAGCGGCGGCAGCCGGTTCCCGATTGAGACGCTCGCTGAGGCTGGGGTGGATATGTCCACGCCCGCGCCGGTCGACGCCGCGCTGGCGCTCTTCGAACGTCGCGTCAACGAACTCGAAACCCTGCTCAACGCATGA